A genomic region of Venturia canescens isolate UGA chromosome 7, ASM1945775v1, whole genome shotgun sequence contains the following coding sequences:
- the LOC122413883 gene encoding uncharacterized protein, producing the protein MDIRAVIVPGEAPESDDDTVGVSTGTKFAIAQERHASGTIISGEATESDDDGMSWSSASAAIDVTACPPYSDTQRSHSNKSFIKYNSLLHKKLHECNESLSRNVVRLSEGTISQGIQELMAVNRQLVKSESTVQESACQLRNASNQWRNASNALFQLIDANFLSSIKI; encoded by the exons ATGGATATCAGAGCTGTCATTGTGCCTGGTGAAGCTCCAGAATCTGACGATGATACAGTTGGAGTAAGCACA gGGACAAAATTCGCCATAGCTCAAGAACGACATGCTTCTGGAACAATTATTTCTGGTGAAGCAACAGAGTCTGAcgatg ATGGTATGAGCTGGAGTAGTGCGAGTGCAGCCATTGATGTGACTGCTTGTCCTCCATACTCGGACACGCAACGCTCTCACTCTAATAAAAGTTTCATCAAGTACAACAGTTTATTGCATAAAAAATTAC ACGAGTGCAACGAATCATTGAGCAGAAATGTTGTTCGGCTGAGCGAGGGTACAATCAGCCAAGGTATTCAAGAACTAATGGCCGTTAACCGTCAATTGGTGAAAAGCGAATCAACCGTTCAGGAATCAGCTTGTCAGCTGCGAAACGCTTCGAATCAATGGAGAAACGCATCGAATGCATTGTTTCAATTGATCGacgcaaattttttaagttcgattaaaatttaa
- the LOC122413882 gene encoding DNA fragmentation factor subunit alpha-like, with product MAESTEVTLASGCNPYKIVDYTREKRKGITASSLEELTNVARCRLSLSADADLTIVLEQDGTEVDDEEYFATLEKNTSLMVLQGDQKWNVPGSLKTGSRYIVVDNVDSAAGAAGPAGEGCCGGSSPRRHRSPIEPLVSTLHGDPSHISLLGGHDLELLSDMNPDSLADIVPDRLFLEQLKEASGRFLAEKRQAQESMALLQMYAGGGEMERA from the exons ATGGCTGAAAGTACAGAAGTTACCCTCGCATCGGGGTGTAATCCTTACAAAATCGTCGATTATACAAGAGAAAAACGCAAAGGGATAACAGCTTCGTCACTTGAGGAATTGACCAACGTTGCACGGTGCAGACTCTCGCTCTCCGCCGATGCCGACTTGACCATAGTTCTCGAACAAGAtg GCACGGAAGTCGACGACGAGGAATATTTCGCAACCCTTGAGAAAAACACGAGTCTAATGGTGCTGCAAGGTGATCAGAAATGGAACGTTCCCGGAAGTTTGAAGACCGGATCTCGTTATATCGTTGTTGACAACGTTGATAGCGCTGCCGGCGCTGCCGGCCCTGCCGGCGAAGGTTGTTGCGGTGGTAGCAGCCCGAGACGACACAGATCTCCTATCGAGCCTCTCGTATCAACGTTGCACGGTGATCCATCTCACATTTCGTTGCTCGGTGGTCACGATTTGGAACTTCTCAGTGACATGAATCCCGATAGTTTGGCTGATATCGTTCCGGACAG ACTTTTCCTCGAGCAGCTAAAGGAAGCATCGGGAAGATTTTTGGCCGAAAAACGTCAGGCGCAGGAATCGATGGCATTACTCCAGATGTACGCAGGAGGAGGTGAGATGGAACGAGCGTAG
- the LOC122413876 gene encoding D-beta-hydroxybutyrate dehydrogenase, mitochondrial, translated as MPPSKSNKEETDDSKTWELIERCFLPVAFSHAVAVILGTVLNTLRISQTSSFLLFLIFVFVSVGVTLFYHNLKVTTAGKAVLVTGCESRVGYSLAKRLDELGFTVFAGFNNISTNEENLETLKKNGSGRLHPLQLDITSEREIHSAFLYVNENLPEEAPGLWAIVHSAAWVALGECEWVPQSVLKRTVDINFLSVARVTQVFLPLIRRSKGRIILVSSILARIPSPVRGIQCALGAAIEAWGSCLRLEMRRWGVDVSIVETGEYVTGNAWLKDNAALLNQAREMWIQLDPRTRKEYGQELFQKEMLALEKYTKGPEADLTFVLRALVDGVTKTFPMKRYTPISRQERLQAFVSDHLPKSVYDILYSD; from the exons ATGCCACCCTCGAAATCAAACAAGGAAGAAACCGACGATAGCAAAACGTGGGAGTTGATCGAACGATGTTTTTTGCCAGTCGCATTCTCTCACGCTGTAGCCGTTATCCTCGGGACTGTTTTAAATACCTTGAGGATTTCTCAAACCTCCAGTTTTCttctatttctcatttttgtcTTCGTTTCCGTCGGCGTTACATTGTTTTACCACAATTTGAAG GTAACAACCGCTGGAAAAGCGGTACTTGTAACGGGTTGTGAATCACGAGTCGGTTATTCTTTAGCGAAACGTCTCGATGAACTA GGGTTTACGGTCTTCGCTGGATTTAATAATATATCAACGAACGAGGAGAATCTCGAAACATTGAAGAAGAATGGATCCGGTAGATTGCATCCGTTGCAGCTTGACATTACGAGCGAACGTGAAATCCACTCAGCATTCTTGTACGTCAATGAAAATCTCCCGGAAGAAGCCCCAG GACTATGGGCGATAGTACACTCCGCAGCTTGGGTTGCGCTAGGAGAATGCGAATGGGTTCCTCAATCTGTACTGAAACGAACCGTCGATATTAATTTTCTCAGCGTAGCTCGTGTGACTCAG GTTTTCCTTCCATTAATTCGACGTTCCAAAGGCCGAATAATATTGGTATCCAGTATTCTAGCTCGTATACCCAGTCCAGTACGTGGCATTCAATGTGCACTCGGT GCTGCCATAGAAGCTTGGGGATCTTGTTTGAGACTGGAAATGCGCAGATGGGGAGTGGATGTTTCGATAGTAGAAACAGGTGAATACGTCACAGGCAATGCTTGGCTCAAAGACAATGCCGCACTGTTGAACCAAGCGAGAGAAATGTGGATACAGTTGGATCCTCGTACTCGCAAGGAGTATGGCCAAGAATTATTCCAGAAGGAAATGCTGGCCctggagaaatataccaaaGGGCCTGAGGCTGATTTGACATTTGTCCTCCGTGCACTTGTTGATGGGGTGACTAAAACATTTCCGATGAAGAGGTACACTCCGATAAGTCGTCAAGAGCGTTTGCAGGCATTTGTCAGTGATCATTTACCAAAATCTGTTTATGACATTCTTTACAGTGATTAA
- the LOC122413878 gene encoding mitochondrial glutamate carrier 1-like, whose amino-acid sequence MAKEDVAPPPSERFKLLPKIVNGGIAGIIGVSVVFPLDLVKTRLQNQVIGPTGEKMYSSMFDCFKKTYAAEGYFGMYKGSAVNILLITPEKAIKLTANDMFRHYLSTGPGQPLPLGREMLAGGSAGACQIVITTPMELLKIQMQDAGRVAAAAKSAGKTLPKVSAWSLTMELLKKRGIVGLYQGTGATALRDVTFSVIYFPLFARLNGLGPKREDGSSVFWCSFLAGCCAGSTAALTVNPFDVIKTRLQAINKAPGEPTYNGVLDCIGKTLKNEGPTAFFKGGACRMIVIAPLFGIAQTVYYLGVAENLLGIK is encoded by the exons ATGGCAAAAGAAGATGTTGCACCACCTCCTTCCGAACGCTTCAA gcTTTTGCCAAAAATTGTCAATGGAggaattgctggaattatcGGAGTCTCTGTGGTATTTCCACTAGATTTAGTGAAGACGAGATTACAAAATCAAGTCATAGGGCCCACCGGTGAAAAGATGTACTCCTCAAT GTTTGATTGTTTCAAGAAAACTTATGCGGCAGAAGGATATTTTGGAATGTACAAAGGATCTGCGGTAAATATACTTCTGATCACTCCAGAAAAGGCCATCAAACTGACGGCGAATGACATGTTCAGGCATTACTTGTCCACTGGGCCAGG ACAACCGTTGCCACTTGGACGCGAAATGCTTGCCGGTGGCTCCGCAGGAGCCTGCCAAATCGTCATCACAACTCCGATGGAATTGTTGAAGATTCAGATGCAAGATGCTGGACGCGTTGCTGCTGCGGCGAAGTCTg CTGGAAAAACACTGCCTAAAGTATCGGCCTGGTCTCTAACGATGGAATTGTTGAAGAAAAGAGGAATTGTAGGACTTTATCAGGGTACGGGTGCAACTGCACTCAGAGACGTCACATTTTCCGTTATCTATTTTCCACTCTTCGCAAGATTAAACGGTCTCGGCCCAAAACGCGAAGACGGTTCTT CCGTATTTTGGTGCTCATTCCTCGCGGGATGTTGCGCCGGATCAACTGCCGCTCTCACGGTCAATCCATTCGATGTTATCAAAACAAGACTTCAAGCGATAAACAAAGCGCCTGGAGAGCCCACGTACAATGGCGTGTTGGATTGCATTGg GAAAACATTGAAGAACGAAGGACCAACGGCATTTTTTAAGGGTGGAGCGTGCCGTATGATCGTTATTGCGCCGCTATTTGGAATTGCTCAAACGGTGTATTATCTTGGAGTGGCTGAGAATCTACTCGgcatcaaataa